One window of the Methyloceanibacter stevinii genome contains the following:
- a CDS encoding NnrU family protein yields the protein MLLLIVGIIVFLGIHLLPTLTRSREGLIEKFGENGYKAFFSVASILGFILLVYGFATAPIIPIWTPPVWMRHLAMLLMLPAFIFLVAAYFPGRIKAVVKHPMLTAIKTWALAHLLANGDLAGIILFGSFLAYAVYDRIALKHRQPTELIETPGPGSPRNDIIAVVLGIVFYVVFLLWLHPLLIGKVVVPM from the coding sequence ATGCTGCTGCTCATCGTCGGCATCATTGTTTTTCTAGGTATTCATTTGCTGCCCACGCTCACGCGCTCGCGTGAAGGGTTGATCGAGAAGTTCGGCGAGAACGGCTACAAGGCCTTCTTCTCGGTGGCCTCGATCCTGGGTTTCATCCTGCTCGTCTACGGGTTCGCCACCGCGCCCATCATTCCGATTTGGACGCCGCCGGTCTGGATGCGTCATCTGGCGATGCTGCTGATGCTGCCGGCCTTCATATTTCTAGTGGCCGCCTATTTTCCGGGACGCATCAAAGCGGTCGTGAAGCATCCCATGCTGACGGCGATCAAGACCTGGGCGCTGGCGCATCTGCTTGCCAATGGGGATCTGGCCGGCATCATCCTGTTCGGATCGTTTCTGGCCTATGCCGTCTACGACCGGATCGCGCTGAAGCATCGCCAGCCGACCGAGCTGATCGAAACGCCGGGGCCGGGGAGTCCACGCAACGACATCATCGCCGTCGTGCTCGGCATCGTGTTCTACGTTGTCTTCCTGCTTTGGCTGCACCCGCTGCTGATCGGCAAGGTGGTGGTGCCCATGTAG
- a CDS encoding tetratricopeptide repeat protein — MTDNSFIREVDDAVRQERYKALWDKFGLYVIGLALALIIGVAAYNIWKYVEESEAETAGDAFTAALALKNANEQEKATEAFDELVKDGPSGYAVLSRFQLASSQAKAGDTDKAVESYEALATDRRVDAILKGLATLQAATLRLDQADYAEMQKRLDGLAAGKSSWRYSAKELLGLSAYQNGDLKAAEAQFSALLVDAGTPRNMRDRANVLLALIVSQTATAPDTKADETKAGDADTDDAKSDDAKPSEATTN; from the coding sequence ATGACTGACAACAGTTTCATTCGCGAGGTCGACGACGCGGTTCGGCAGGAGCGGTACAAGGCGCTTTGGGACAAGTTCGGCCTCTATGTCATTGGCCTTGCGTTGGCGCTCATCATCGGTGTGGCGGCTTACAATATTTGGAAGTACGTCGAGGAGAGCGAAGCCGAGACGGCGGGCGATGCCTTCACCGCGGCTCTGGCTTTGAAGAATGCCAATGAGCAGGAGAAGGCGACCGAGGCATTCGACGAGTTGGTCAAGGATGGCCCGTCGGGTTACGCCGTTCTGTCGCGGTTCCAACTCGCATCGAGCCAAGCCAAGGCCGGCGATACGGACAAGGCGGTCGAGTCCTATGAAGCCCTGGCCACGGACCGCCGGGTCGACGCCATTTTAAAGGGGCTGGCCACGTTGCAGGCCGCGACGCTCCGGCTCGATCAGGCGGACTATGCCGAGATGCAGAAGCGCCTCGACGGTCTGGCGGCCGGCAAGAGTTCTTGGCGCTATTCAGCAAAAGAGCTGTTGGGCCTCTCGGCCTATCAGAACGGCGATCTGAAGGCCGCCGAGGCTCAGTTCAGCGCCTTGCTGGTGGACGCCGGAACCCCCCGGAACATGCGCGACCGCGCCAACGTGCTGCTCGCCCTCATCGTCAGTCAGACGGCAACCGCACCGGACACGAAGGCGGACGAGACCAAGGCTGGCGACGCCGATACGGACGACGCCAAGTCCGACGACGCCAAGCCGAGCGAGGCAACGACCAACTAG
- the panB gene encoding 3-methyl-2-oxobutanoate hydroxymethyltransferase, whose amino-acid sequence MSHQSTIKRITAPEIAARKGGEPIVVLTSYHAQSAALVDPHVDVLMVGDSLGMVMHGLDTTVPVPLDLMIAHAQAVVRGSERALVVVDMPFGSYEESPAVAFRNASRIMKETGCGAVKLEGGVQMAETIAFLTARGIPVMAHIGMTPQAVNQLGGFAARGRRQAEWARFEQDAQAVAEAGAFAVVIEAVAEGLAARITQEIPIPTIGIGASPECDGQVLVLEDMLGLSPRVPKFVKEYAELRTAVEGAVKAYARDVRGRAFPAEEHTYSTLEEVPEALKKFKMSVS is encoded by the coding sequence GTGTCGCATCAGAGCACCATCAAGCGTATCACCGCGCCGGAGATAGCCGCGCGCAAAGGCGGCGAGCCTATCGTCGTGCTGACGTCGTACCATGCGCAGTCGGCTGCGCTGGTCGATCCGCATGTGGACGTTCTCATGGTCGGAGACTCACTCGGCATGGTCATGCACGGGCTGGATACCACCGTGCCGGTGCCGCTCGACCTAATGATCGCTCATGCCCAAGCCGTCGTGCGCGGGTCGGAGCGCGCGCTGGTCGTCGTCGACATGCCTTTCGGCTCCTACGAAGAGAGCCCCGCCGTGGCCTTCCGGAACGCGTCCCGCATCATGAAGGAGACGGGCTGCGGTGCGGTGAAGCTCGAAGGCGGCGTGCAGATGGCCGAGACCATCGCCTTTCTGACGGCGCGCGGTATTCCGGTGATGGCCCATATCGGCATGACGCCGCAGGCGGTCAATCAGCTTGGTGGATTTGCGGCCCGTGGCCGGCGGCAGGCCGAATGGGCCCGGTTCGAACAGGACGCACAGGCCGTGGCAGAGGCGGGTGCGTTTGCAGTGGTGATCGAGGCCGTGGCCGAAGGCCTGGCCGCGCGCATCACGCAAGAGATTCCGATCCCGACGATCGGCATTGGCGCGTCGCCTGAGTGCGACGGGCAGGTGCTTGTCCTCGAGGATATGCTTGGGCTCTCCCCAAGGGTGCCGAAGTTCGTGAAAGAATACGCCGAACTCCGGACAGCCGTGGAAGGCGCGGTGAAAGCCTATGCGCGGGACGTGCGAGGGCGGGCCTTCCCAGCCGAGGAGCACACCTATTCCACGCTGGAAGAGGTTCCCGAAGCCCTCAAAAAGTTCAAAATGTCAGTCAGTTAG